In one window of Candidatus Thermoplasmatota archaeon DNA:
- the carB gene encoding carbamoyl-phosphate synthase large subunit: MPKRTDIRKILIIGSGPIVIGQAAEFDFSGSQAALALREEGYETVIVNSNPATIQTDTGMAGKVYVEPLTVETLDRILAIEKPDGLLAGMGGQTALNLASELAEKGILAKHGCELLGTTLESIQKSEDRDLFKKAMESIGEQCPIAEVATTYADAKRIVAERLGGRYPVLVRPAYTLGGTGGGIAWNEEELREIVGRGLIYSRIKQVLIEESVLGWKEFEYEVMRDGVDNCIIICNMENIDAMGVHTGESMVVAPAQTLSDADHQRMRTSAIKIIRALKIAGGCNVQFAFNHATGDVRVIEVNPRVSRSSALASKATGYPIARVAAKIAVGMTLDEIPNSVTRTTPASFEPALDYIITKIPRWPFDKFRNVDRRVGTQMKSTGEVMAIGRTFEESFLKAIRSLETDRWGLELPRPPGEATEWTDAMIEQELRFPTDRRMFLAAEAFRRGWTLERVCEVGAYDPWFLGKIQHLVAFEGLWIGAKDKLASVLSEAARGKVPPNADLATLLGRAKSLGFADGWLGEVWGLTEDEVGRARATLGIRPQFKMVDTCAAEFAAATPYLYSTYEPSQGLVEAPATDRRKVVIVGGGPIRIGQGIEFDYCVVHAVQELRSRGFEVIVVNNNPETVSTDAQTSDKLYFEPLNLEDVMEILERENPDGIILQLGGQTSVNLAVPVGKALAERPHLKTQVFGTSPDSMDLAEDRRRFAALMDQLKIPQPKSGTGHSFEEVRDIAAQIGYPVLVRPSYVLGGRAMEIVYDEADLADYMREAVRVSKKHPILVDKYLSNAIEIDIDCVVDADGDVLIGGIQEHVEEAGVHSGDATSILPPMSVPKDIQETLRLYAKRIARALKVVGLVNFQFAIKDKEVYILEANPRASRTVPYVSKAIGLPMAKIAARVITGEKLKDIGAKEPALSHVAVKAPVFPFLKLPGVDAILGPEMKSTGEVMGIDTDLDRAFFKAMEAAGVRLPREGAVYLSIKDEDKSKVLPLAHRLVEAGFRIYATRGTAQYLREFGVPCETAWRIAEKKSPDAIDLMRKGEIKLIVNTPTASRGAKRDGYMMRRLAVELDIPFVTTLAAASAAVSAIEAVKRGPVGIRDLAGYHLKA, encoded by the coding sequence ATGCCCAAGCGTACCGACATCCGGAAGATCCTCATCATCGGATCCGGCCCGATCGTCATCGGTCAGGCCGCCGAGTTCGACTTCTCCGGCTCGCAGGCTGCCCTCGCGCTGCGCGAGGAAGGCTACGAGACGGTCATCGTGAACTCGAACCCCGCGACGATCCAGACCGACACCGGGATGGCCGGGAAGGTCTACGTCGAGCCGCTCACGGTGGAAACGCTCGACCGCATCCTCGCGATCGAGAAGCCCGACGGGCTCCTTGCGGGCATGGGTGGCCAGACGGCGCTCAACCTCGCCTCGGAGCTCGCCGAAAAGGGCATCCTCGCGAAGCACGGCTGCGAGCTTCTCGGCACGACGCTCGAGAGCATCCAGAAGAGCGAGGACCGCGACCTCTTCAAGAAAGCGATGGAATCCATCGGCGAGCAGTGCCCCATCGCCGAGGTCGCGACCACCTACGCCGACGCGAAGCGCATCGTGGCGGAGCGGCTCGGCGGCCGCTATCCCGTCCTCGTGCGCCCCGCTTACACGCTCGGCGGCACGGGCGGCGGCATCGCGTGGAACGAGGAGGAGCTCCGCGAGATCGTGGGCCGCGGCCTCATCTACTCGCGCATCAAACAGGTCCTCATCGAGGAGAGCGTGCTCGGCTGGAAGGAGTTCGAGTACGAGGTGATGCGAGACGGCGTCGACAATTGCATCATCATCTGCAACATGGAGAACATCGACGCGATGGGCGTCCACACCGGCGAGAGCATGGTCGTGGCCCCCGCGCAGACGCTCTCCGACGCCGATCACCAGCGCATGCGGACGAGCGCGATCAAGATCATCCGCGCGCTCAAGATCGCGGGCGGCTGCAACGTGCAGTTCGCCTTCAACCACGCGACGGGCGACGTCCGCGTGATCGAGGTCAACCCGCGCGTCTCGCGCTCCTCGGCCCTCGCGTCGAAGGCGACGGGCTACCCGATCGCCCGCGTCGCCGCGAAGATCGCCGTCGGCATGACGCTCGACGAGATCCCGAACTCGGTCACGCGCACGACGCCCGCCTCCTTCGAGCCGGCGCTCGATTACATCATCACGAAGATCCCCCGCTGGCCGTTCGACAAGTTCCGGAACGTCGACCGCCGCGTCGGCACGCAGATGAAGTCGACGGGCGAGGTCATGGCGATCGGCCGCACCTTCGAAGAGTCGTTCCTCAAGGCGATCCGCAGCCTCGAGACGGACCGCTGGGGCCTCGAGCTTCCGCGGCCCCCCGGCGAGGCGACGGAGTGGACCGACGCGATGATCGAGCAGGAGCTCAGGTTCCCGACCGACCGCCGCATGTTCCTCGCGGCCGAGGCGTTCCGCCGCGGCTGGACGCTCGAGCGGGTGTGCGAGGTCGGCGCCTACGACCCCTGGTTCCTCGGCAAGATCCAGCACCTCGTCGCCTTCGAGGGATTGTGGATCGGCGCGAAGGACAAGCTCGCAAGCGTCCTCTCCGAGGCCGCGCGCGGGAAGGTCCCGCCGAACGCGGACCTCGCGACGCTCCTCGGCCGCGCGAAGTCGCTCGGCTTCGCGGACGGGTGGCTCGGCGAAGTCTGGGGCCTCACGGAGGACGAGGTCGGCCGCGCCCGCGCGACCCTCGGCATCCGCCCCCAGTTCAAGATGGTGGACACGTGCGCCGCCGAGTTCGCGGCCGCGACCCCCTATCTCTATTCCACGTACGAGCCCTCGCAGGGCCTCGTCGAGGCGCCCGCGACGGACCGCCGGAAGGTCGTCATCGTCGGCGGCGGCCCGATCCGCATCGGCCAGGGCATCGAGTTCGACTACTGCGTCGTGCACGCGGTGCAGGAACTCCGGAGCCGCGGCTTCGAGGTCATCGTCGTGAACAACAATCCTGAGACGGTGTCCACGGACGCGCAGACCTCGGACAAGCTCTACTTCGAGCCCCTGAACCTCGAGGACGTCATGGAGATCCTCGAGCGCGAGAACCCCGACGGCATCATCCTGCAGCTTGGCGGACAGACGTCCGTGAACCTCGCGGTCCCCGTCGGCAAGGCGCTCGCCGAGCGCCCGCACCTCAAGACGCAGGTCTTCGGCACCTCGCCCGACAGCATGGACCTCGCGGAGGACCGCCGCCGCTTCGCGGCGCTCATGGACCAGCTCAAGATCCCGCAGCCGAAGTCCGGCACCGGTCACTCCTTCGAGGAGGTGCGCGACATCGCGGCCCAGATCGGTTACCCGGTGCTCGTGCGCCCGAGCTACGTGCTCGGCGGCCGCGCGATGGAGATCGTGTACGACGAGGCCGACCTCGCGGACTACATGCGCGAGGCCGTCCGCGTTTCGAAGAAGCACCCGATCCTCGTCGACAAATATCTCTCGAACGCGATCGAGATCGACATCGACTGCGTCGTCGACGCGGACGGCGACGTCCTCATCGGCGGCATCCAGGAGCACGTCGAGGAGGCGGGCGTCCACTCGGGCGACGCGACCTCGATCCTGCCCCCGATGAGCGTTCCCAAGGACATCCAGGAGACGCTCCGCCTCTATGCGAAGCGCATCGCGCGCGCCCTCAAGGTCGTGGGCCTCGTGAACTTCCAGTTCGCGATCAAGGACAAGGAGGTCTACATCCTCGAGGCGAACCCGCGCGCCTCGCGCACGGTCCCGTACGTCTCGAAGGCGATCGGCCTCCCGATGGCGAAGATCGCGGCCCGCGTGATCACGGGCGAGAAGCTCAAGGACATCGGCGCGAAGGAGCCAGCCCTCTCGCACGTCGCGGTGAAGGCGCCCGTCTTCCCCTTCCTCAAGCTCCCGGGCGTCGACGCGATCCTCGGCCCCGAGATGAAGTCGACGGGCGAGGTCATGGGCATCGACACGGACCTCGACCGCGCCTTCTTCAAGGCCATGGAGGCCGCGGGCGTCCGCCTCCCGCGCGAAGGCGCCGTGTACCTCTCGATCAAGGACGAGGACAAGTCGAAGGTCCTCCCGCTCGCGCACCGACTCGTCGAGGCGGGCTTCCGCATCTACGCGACGCGCGGCACGGCGCAGTACCTGCGCGAGTTCGGCGTTCCGTGCGAGACCGCGTGGCGCATCGCGGAGAAGAAGAGCCCGGACGCGATCGATCTCATGCGCAAGGGCGAGATCAAGCTCATCGTGAACACGCCCACCGCGAGCCGCGGCGCGAAGCGCGACGGCTACATGATGCGGCGCCTCGCGGTCGAGCTCGACATCCCGTTCGTGACGACGCTCGCCGCGGCCTCCGCGGCCGTCTCCGCGATCGAGGCCGTGAAGCGCGGCCCCGTCGGCATCCGCGACCTCGCGGGCTACCACCTCAAGGCGTGA
- a CDS encoding MFS transporter: MRRPSNVLVTATAAYVLGLAAQSTLLFFLVPAATRAVGGSDLDGAAFVLTALASAVVSVPAGRLADRTARRPVMRAGHLAVFLGLALLALAPSHGAILAATVLGGAGVGAFHVAFMSYVADVVIARGEKNRLPAAYGATGALAIAACALAPFGAAGLVGTATDPVAGVRIVAGALAAAALAAALLTCLLPTARLTGSARRGPLAGSAPHALLFAAVGFPMGAIGAWSGPHLLDGHGASAAVWGLVLGVATAASAPGSVVAGRLARIASPRAVLVASNAATAVSVALFGLAGGLAEAAVLLVARHFLAAIAGPAMNALVADSGAETERAGAIGAAAASWHLAWAGGALAGGLLMPVFGGAVFVASAIILAGGTWAAVARLPAAAGGAPAPG; the protein is encoded by the coding sequence ATGCGGAGGCCGTCGAACGTCCTCGTGACCGCGACCGCGGCATACGTCCTCGGACTTGCGGCCCAATCGACGCTCCTGTTCTTCCTCGTGCCCGCCGCCACGCGGGCCGTCGGCGGATCGGACCTCGACGGCGCCGCCTTCGTCCTCACCGCGCTCGCCTCCGCGGTCGTCTCGGTCCCCGCGGGGCGCCTCGCCGACCGCACGGCGCGCCGGCCCGTCATGCGGGCGGGCCATCTCGCGGTCTTTCTCGGGCTTGCGCTTCTCGCCCTCGCCCCGTCCCACGGCGCGATCCTCGCGGCCACCGTCCTCGGCGGCGCGGGCGTGGGAGCCTTCCACGTCGCGTTCATGAGCTACGTCGCCGACGTCGTGATCGCGCGCGGCGAGAAGAACCGCCTCCCCGCCGCGTACGGCGCGACCGGCGCGCTCGCCATCGCCGCATGCGCGCTTGCCCCGTTCGGCGCGGCCGGCCTCGTCGGGACCGCGACCGATCCCGTCGCGGGCGTGCGGATCGTCGCGGGCGCGCTCGCCGCGGCCGCGCTCGCGGCGGCTCTCCTCACGTGCCTCCTTCCGACCGCCCGCCTCACGGGCAGCGCGCGCCGCGGACCGCTTGCGGGATCCGCCCCGCATGCGCTCCTCTTCGCGGCCGTCGGTTTCCCGATGGGCGCGATCGGCGCCTGGTCCGGCCCGCACCTCCTCGACGGCCACGGCGCATCGGCCGCGGTCTGGGGCCTCGTTCTCGGGGTCGCGACCGCCGCGAGCGCCCCCGGAAGCGTCGTCGCGGGACGCCTCGCCCGCATCGCCTCGCCGCGCGCGGTGCTCGTCGCGTCAAACGCCGCGACCGCCGTCTCGGTCGCCCTTTTCGGGCTCGCGGGCGGCCTCGCCGAGGCCGCCGTCCTCCTCGTCGCGCGCCACTTCCTCGCGGCCATCGCGGGTCCCGCCATGAACGCGCTCGTCGCCGACAGCGGCGCCGAGACGGAGCGGGCGGGCGCGATCGGCGCCGCCGCCGCCTCGTGGCATCTCGCGTGGGCCGGCGGGGCGCTTGCCGGAGGGCTCTTGATGCCGGTCTTCGGAGGCGCCGTCTTCGTCGCTTCGGCCATCATCCTCGCGGGCGGCACGTGGGCCGCCGTCGCGCGGCTGCCCGCCGCGGCCGGCGGCGCGCCTGCGCCGGGTTGA
- a CDS encoding GIY-YIG nuclease family protein, whose product MEEAAPCGVVWTVYLLRCRDGTLYCGVATDVEKRVAAHAAGKGARYTRGRGPFEVVWTEPHATRGAALAREAAVKRLPRRSKLALARLTP is encoded by the coding sequence ATGGAGGAAGCCGCGCCTTGCGGGGTCGTGTGGACGGTCTACCTCCTGCGCTGCCGCGACGGCACGCTCTACTGCGGCGTCGCGACGGACGTCGAGAAGCGCGTCGCGGCGCACGCGGCCGGCAAGGGCGCGCGGTACACGCGGGGGCGCGGGCCGTTCGAGGTGGTCTGGACCGAGCCGCACGCGACGCGCGGCGCAGCCCTCGCGCGCGAGGCCGCCGTGAAGCGCCTCCCGCGCCGTTCGAAGCTCGCGCTTGCGCGCCTCACGCCTTGA
- a CDS encoding peptidylprolyl isomerase gives MVDKGSIIRVEYEAWTADGELFDTTKKDVAKAQNAYHEETVYEPLPLVAGVGRVIPGFDKALLAAKVGEEQDVTIGPADAFGERDANKVETFSLREFQKRDMDPRPGQRIQHENRVGTVTSVTPGRVRVDFNPPLAGKTLRYKFTIKEVVADPAAKVKTLVELNYGQGKADGFEVEAKGDLFTIKLPDACKYDSRWFVAKYRLVADLRAHAGAKTIRFVEEYTTEEPKAETAEPAAPSA, from the coding sequence ATGGTCGACAAGGGCAGCATCATCCGAGTGGAGTACGAGGCGTGGACGGCCGACGGCGAGCTCTTCGACACCACGAAGAAGGACGTCGCGAAGGCCCAGAACGCCTACCACGAGGAGACGGTCTACGAGCCCCTCCCGCTCGTCGCGGGCGTCGGCCGCGTCATCCCCGGCTTCGACAAGGCCCTTCTCGCCGCGAAGGTCGGCGAGGAGCAGGACGTCACGATCGGGCCCGCCGACGCGTTCGGCGAGCGCGACGCGAACAAGGTCGAAACCTTCTCGCTGCGCGAGTTCCAGAAGCGCGACATGGATCCCCGCCCCGGCCAGCGAATCCAGCACGAGAACCGCGTCGGCACCGTCACGAGCGTGACGCCCGGCCGCGTCCGCGTCGACTTCAACCCGCCTCTTGCCGGCAAGACGCTGCGCTACAAGTTCACCATCAAGGAGGTCGTCGCCGACCCCGCGGCCAAGGTCAAGACGCTCGTGGAGCTGAACTACGGCCAGGGCAAGGCCGACGGCTTCGAGGTCGAGGCGAAGGGCGATCTCTTCACGATCAAGCTCCCGGACGCCTGCAAGTACGACTCGCGCTGGTTCGTCGCGAAGTACCGGCTCGTCGCGGACCTCCGCGCCCACGCCGGCGCGAAGACGATCCGCTTCGTGGAGGAGTACACGACCGAGGAGCCGAAGGCCGAGACCGCCGAGCCGGCGGCGCCCTCCGCGTGA
- a CDS encoding HAMP domain-containing sensor histidine kinase gives MAEGSARSDEAAWLAVVADADLTGLEPLASRLLQSILAEVDARTGAVWIDEGEGFAHVAGDETAGALLDLTEAHAPAQAAASGRTTIHPAGAASELAVPLISEGAVFGVICVRFESPPEPALKARVEFIAGVAAGPLSRARLAKRLKLAFARLERAHADERRARREMEDFALWVTHDIREPLRSLRTLAEILRREFEPSPEAVSIVERIATLSDRVRARVLRLSTLSEASRAGSLETIEEVAPIVARAIDEARERHPDRHVPIEVDIATPRGLRASPDALRLAVTELVANAVEHADGERPVVSIRSESSTVGWSLAVTDNGPGIPGELVRPADAAMSRGLQGVDAQAAGLGLAIVRRVAERHEGALTITNARGRTTATLTIPVRGQATDRGAPRSLRAPHSDPIR, from the coding sequence ATGGCGGAAGGATCAGCGAGATCGGACGAGGCCGCTTGGCTGGCGGTCGTCGCCGACGCCGATCTGACGGGGCTCGAGCCTCTGGCGTCGCGCCTGCTGCAATCCATCCTTGCCGAAGTCGACGCGCGAACGGGCGCGGTGTGGATCGACGAGGGCGAGGGGTTCGCCCACGTCGCGGGCGACGAGACGGCGGGAGCATTGCTCGACCTCACGGAGGCGCATGCGCCCGCGCAGGCGGCGGCCTCGGGCCGCACGACGATCCACCCGGCCGGGGCCGCCTCGGAACTTGCCGTGCCCTTGATTTCGGAGGGGGCGGTTTTCGGCGTCATCTGCGTCCGGTTCGAAAGCCCTCCCGAACCCGCTCTCAAAGCCCGCGTTGAATTCATCGCCGGCGTCGCGGCCGGTCCGCTGAGTCGCGCGCGCCTCGCGAAACGCCTGAAGCTCGCGTTCGCGCGCCTCGAACGGGCCCACGCGGACGAGCGACGCGCAAGGCGCGAAATGGAGGATTTCGCGCTCTGGGTGACGCACGACATCCGGGAGCCGCTCCGCAGCCTCCGGACCCTCGCCGAGATCCTGAGGCGCGAGTTCGAGCCCAGTCCCGAGGCCGTCTCGATCGTCGAGCGAATCGCGACGCTTTCGGATCGCGTGCGGGCCCGCGTCCTCCGGCTCTCGACCCTGTCCGAGGCCTCCCGCGCGGGATCGCTCGAAACCATCGAGGAGGTCGCGCCGATCGTCGCCCGCGCCATCGACGAGGCGCGGGAGCGTCATCCCGACCGGCATGTCCCGATCGAGGTGGACATCGCCACCCCGCGGGGTCTGCGCGCCTCGCCCGACGCCCTCCGGCTCGCCGTCACGGAGCTTGTCGCGAACGCTGTCGAACACGCGGATGGGGAGCGGCCGGTCGTCTCCATCCGCAGCGAATCCTCGACGGTCGGCTGGAGCCTCGCGGTGACCGACAACGGCCCCGGCATTCCCGGAGAACTTGTTAGGCCGGCCGACGCGGCCATGTCGCGCGGCCTTCAAGGCGTCGACGCTCAAGCGGCAGGTCTCGGTCTCGCGATCGTGCGCCGCGTCGCCGAGCGTCACGAAGGCGCTTTGACGATCACGAACGCTCGGGGACGCACGACCGCGACGCTCACGATCCCCGTTCGGGGGCAAGCGACGGACCGAGGCGCTCCTCGATCGCTTCGAGCGCCGCATTCAGATCCGATTCGATGA
- a CDS encoding antibiotic biosynthesis monooxygenase family protein: MVASTLRVAPSEGARLEEKLRSRLGRVDAHDGFLRLRLLRRKGAAGEYLFVTEWRDLASFAAYLKSDDFAASQDRIPDDLAQAISTEPPALFEDVLDSKRGD; encoded by the coding sequence ATGGTCGCCTCGACGCTTCGCGTCGCTCCCTCGGAGGGGGCCCGACTTGAGGAGAAGTTGAGGTCGCGACTGGGGCGCGTCGACGCGCACGACGGCTTCTTGAGGCTCAGGCTTCTGCGCCGCAAAGGCGCCGCGGGCGAGTATTTGTTCGTCACCGAATGGCGGGACCTCGCGTCGTTCGCCGCCTATCTGAAAAGCGACGACTTCGCGGCTTCGCAGGACCGCATCCCGGACGATCTCGCTCAGGCGATCTCGACCGAGCCGCCGGCTCTGTTCGAGGACGTTCTCGACAGCAAGAGGGGAGACTGA
- the cyaB gene encoding class IV adenylate cyclase, giving the protein MIELELKAPAGPATLERLLAHGDPEERRERDTYHAHPARDFRATDEALRVRERADGRIEVTYKGPKLDPRTKSRREITLAVDDLDATLALLESLGFERAFVIAKRRRVWRIEGFEVSYDEVEGLEPFVEIEKAGATEADVAAFASLAPALADRLGIGASVRASYAELLGH; this is encoded by the coding sequence ATGATCGAGCTCGAGCTCAAGGCTCCGGCCGGACCCGCCACCCTCGAGCGGCTGCTCGCCCACGGCGATCCCGAGGAGCGGCGCGAGCGCGACACCTATCACGCGCACCCGGCGCGCGACTTCCGCGCGACGGACGAGGCGCTCCGCGTGCGCGAGCGCGCCGATGGGAGGATCGAAGTCACGTACAAGGGTCCCAAGCTCGACCCCCGCACGAAATCGCGGCGCGAGATCACCCTCGCGGTCGACGACCTCGACGCGACCCTTGCCCTTCTCGAATCGCTCGGGTTCGAGCGAGCCTTCGTGATCGCGAAGCGGCGACGCGTCTGGCGCATCGAGGGCTTCGAGGTGAGCTACGACGAGGTCGAGGGGCTCGAGCCGTTCGTGGAGATCGAGAAGGCCGGCGCGACCGAGGCGGACGTCGCGGCTTTCGCGTCCTTGGCGCCGGCGCTCGCGGACCGGCTCGGCATCGGCGCGAGCGTCCGGGCGAGCTACGCGGAGCTTCTCGGGCACTGA
- a CDS encoding MarR family transcriptional regulator: MEEIDEHAAFHLEEVGIPPRDARLLVLLARHGAASTREIVAATGLRQPHVSATMARLVRRRWVAVGGVKGPGAGRPMNVYRLAKDLARILEEVRRAGEERHVRSAKFLQRLGTPPRRPWAADAASDPSRTPTEGAT; the protein is encoded by the coding sequence ATGGAGGAGATCGACGAACACGCGGCGTTCCATCTCGAGGAAGTGGGGATCCCGCCGCGCGACGCGCGGCTCCTCGTGCTCCTCGCGCGGCACGGCGCGGCGTCGACCCGCGAGATCGTGGCCGCGACCGGCCTCCGCCAGCCGCACGTGAGCGCGACGATGGCGCGCCTCGTGCGCCGCCGCTGGGTCGCCGTGGGCGGCGTCAAGGGACCCGGCGCGGGACGCCCCATGAACGTGTATCGCCTCGCGAAGGACCTCGCGCGCATCCTCGAGGAGGTGCGGCGCGCGGGCGAGGAGCGGCACGTGCGGAGCGCGAAGTTCCTCCAGCGCCTCGGGACCCCGCCGCGCCGCCCGTGGGCCGCCGACGCCGCTTCGGATCCCTCGCGGACGCCCACAGAAGGCGCGACGTGA
- a CDS encoding cobalamin-dependent protein (Presence of a B(12) (cobalamin)-binding domain implies dependence on cobalamin itself, in one of its several forms, or in some unusual lineages, dependence on a cobalamin-like analog.), which produces MRTVGEWADLLLEGDPEEAVEALRDALTRHGDRATFFEETVAPIQREIGERWASNAIGVADEHRASNLVAEALAHAAATRRSIGGQSRVRAVVACVEGELHALAARMAADAAIDYGWRVTFLGANVPTRELARYVAQSKANVVLLSAATLPNLRQARHAIERLREVAPDAVVAVGGRGIVAYPEVARTLGADVIESDLNAALEAIEERLGPSLAPERGS; this is translated from the coding sequence ATGCGGACGGTCGGTGAATGGGCCGACCTGCTCCTCGAGGGGGATCCGGAGGAGGCGGTCGAGGCCCTGCGCGACGCGCTGACCCGGCACGGCGATCGCGCGACGTTCTTCGAGGAGACGGTGGCGCCGATCCAGCGCGAGATCGGCGAGCGGTGGGCCTCGAACGCGATCGGTGTCGCTGACGAGCACCGGGCATCGAATCTCGTCGCGGAGGCATTGGCGCACGCGGCCGCGACGCGCAGGTCCATCGGGGGCCAATCCCGCGTGAGGGCCGTCGTCGCTTGCGTCGAAGGCGAGCTTCATGCGCTCGCGGCGCGCATGGCCGCGGACGCCGCCATCGACTACGGCTGGCGCGTGACCTTCCTTGGGGCCAATGTCCCGACCCGCGAACTCGCGAGATACGTGGCGCAGTCGAAGGCGAACGTGGTCCTTCTCAGCGCCGCGACGCTCCCGAACCTCCGACAGGCCCGGCACGCCATCGAACGCCTGCGCGAGGTCGCCCCGGACGCCGTGGTGGCCGTGGGGGGACGGGGCATTGTGGCTTATCCCGAGGTGGCGAGGACGCTCGGGGCGGACGTCATCGAATCGGATCTGAATGCGGCGCTCGAAGCGATCGAGGAGCGCCTCGGTCCGTCGCTTGCCCCCGAACGGGGATCGTGA
- the carA gene encoding glutamine-hydrolyzing carbamoyl-phosphate synthase small subunit, translating into MRARLVLEDGTVVEGSGFGARATAYGELVFNTGMTGYQEALTDPSYSGQLLMLTYPLVGNYGILPDANESDGVKAWGFVVREAAKRPSHRGSTMTVSRFLEDAGVPAIEGVDTRALTIKVRDRGTLLAAITTEDRSAEELLAELRRRPHPESTNLVAGVSTKTTRKYDGQGDKTVVLIDTGVKDNIIRNLQKRFGTVYRVPWNTSASDVEALRPDGIFLSPGPGDPSHPEIVKYTVPTLRDLMEKYPTQGICLGHQLLALAYGLKTFKLKFGHRGANQPVKNLETGRVYITSQNHGFAVDPASCPEDVIITEVNANDGTVEGLRHRRLPVLSSQYHPEACPGPQDTEFLFDRYRLWLDRGGREAPKEAADAGFRAVKHV; encoded by the coding sequence ATGCGTGCCCGCCTCGTCCTCGAAGATGGAACCGTCGTCGAAGGCAGCGGTTTCGGCGCGCGCGCGACCGCCTACGGCGAGCTTGTCTTCAACACCGGGATGACCGGCTACCAGGAGGCGCTCACGGACCCGAGCTACTCGGGCCAGCTCCTCATGCTCACGTACCCGCTCGTGGGCAACTACGGCATCCTCCCCGACGCGAACGAGTCCGACGGCGTCAAGGCGTGGGGCTTCGTCGTGCGCGAGGCCGCGAAGCGCCCGAGCCACCGCGGCTCGACGATGACCGTGAGCCGCTTCCTCGAGGACGCGGGCGTGCCCGCGATCGAGGGCGTGGACACGCGCGCGCTCACGATCAAGGTGCGCGACCGCGGCACGCTCCTCGCGGCGATCACGACGGAGGACCGCTCGGCCGAGGAGCTTCTCGCCGAGCTCCGTCGCCGCCCGCACCCGGAGTCGACGAACCTCGTCGCGGGCGTGAGCACGAAGACCACGCGCAAGTACGATGGCCAGGGCGACAAGACGGTCGTCCTCATCGACACGGGCGTCAAGGACAACATCATCCGCAACCTCCAGAAGCGCTTCGGCACCGTCTACCGCGTGCCGTGGAACACGAGCGCTTCCGACGTCGAGGCGCTCCGCCCGGACGGCATCTTCCTCTCGCCGGGCCCCGGCGACCCGTCGCACCCGGAGATCGTGAAGTACACCGTTCCCACGCTCCGCGACCTCATGGAGAAGTATCCGACGCAGGGCATCTGCCTCGGCCACCAGCTCCTCGCCCTCGCGTACGGCCTTAAGACGTTCAAGCTCAAGTTCGGCCACCGCGGCGCGAACCAGCCGGTGAAGAACCTCGAGACGGGCCGCGTCTATATCACGAGCCAGAACCACGGCTTCGCGGTGGACCCGGCCTCGTGCCCCGAGGACGTCATCATCACGGAGGTGAACGCGAACGACGGCACCGTGGAAGGCCTGCGCCACCGCCGCCTCCCCGTGCTCTCGTCGCAGTACCACCCCGAGGCGTGCCCCGGCCCGCAGGACACGGAATTCCTCTTCGACCGCTACCGCCTGTGGCTCGACCGCGGCGGGCGCGAGGCGCCGAAGGAAGCCGCCGACGCGGGCTTCCGCGCCGTGAAGCACGTGTAG